From one Lineus longissimus chromosome 3, tnLinLong1.2, whole genome shotgun sequence genomic stretch:
- the LOC135485414 gene encoding 5'(3')-deoxyribonucleotidase, cytosolic type-like — protein sequence MIRAARRLMHDFHTRILNTCISSGSFYQKEITDIMALASSSNKREIIILVDMDGVLAELEGYFLQQFRTKWPDKPFVPIKDRRTFLLNDEDIYSQEDVYEILDAPRFFLDLPPIEGAVEALKEMANMDGISVFICTTPWLKTYRCSTVEKYEWVEKHMGGEWLRRMILTVDKTIIKGDILIDDNHFITGIEKKPTWEHVLFSAGHNRHVTLEGQRRIDGWQSRKTWIGIINDLKDRVYNVDLDETS from the exons ATGATTCGCGCAGCCCGACGGCTAATGCATGATTTTCACACTCGCATACTTAATACTTGCATCTCGTCAG GATCCTTCTACCAGAAAGAGATCACCGACATCATGGCCTTGGCATCTTCTTCTAACAAGAGGGAGATAATTATACTGGTTGATATGGATGGTGTTCTGGCCGAACTCGAGGGTTACTTCCTGCAGCAGTTCAGGACTAAATGGCCTGATAAACCATTTGTCCCGATAAAGGACCGTCGGACGTTTCTGTTAAATGACGAGGACATATATTCTCAGGAGGATGTTTATGAAATATTAGATGCACCAAGGTTTTTCCTTGATCTACCACCAATAGAGGGGGCCGTGGAAGCTCTGAAGGAGATGGCGAACATGGATGGTATAAGCGTGTTCATTTGCACCACACCTTGGTTGAAGACATACCGGTGTTCAACAGTAGAAAAGTACGAATGGGTTGAGAAACACATGGGTGGAGAGTGGTTGAGGCGCATGATTCTTACCGTTGATAAAACTATTATCAAAGGCGACATTCTTATTGATGACAATCATTTCATAACTGGCATAGAGAAAAAGCCCACATGGGAACATGTGCTATTTTCTGCTGGTCATAACCGCCATGTAACACTGGAAGGACAGAGACGCATAGACGGATGGCAGTCCCGAAAGACCTGGATTGGCATTATTAATGATCTCAAAGACCGTGTGTATAATGTTGACCTTGATGAGACGTCTTGA